A section of the Oscillospiraceae bacterium genome encodes:
- a CDS encoding chloride channel protein, protein MEFVKKYGINTIKWVLFSILLGILGGLLGSLFHISVDFVTEQREHHGWFLYLLPIGGLLIAAMYHRFRNHGNIDTKRVFSAVKEQKDVPLVMIPLIFVGTVITHAFGGSAGREGAALQLGGSMGYNVGNALKQDENEKKLMVMAGMSSVFSALFGTPFTAAIFSVEVTRQGRWKFSGLLPCVIASLVAFFVAQLCGVAPVRFLMPHFTYNYHLIWQVLLLAVLCAAVCILFALALHKTEHFGKKLIKNPHLRAPIGGFLIIGLTLLVGTTAYNGAGMGVITTAISGTANYEAFLFKILFTAITVAAGFKGGEIVPTFFIGATFGCVAGSLLGLPAGVGASLGFVALFSGMTKCPVAAFLLAMEVFDIGGIALFIPVVIITWLLSGKFGLYNE, encoded by the coding sequence ATGGAATTTGTAAAAAAGTATGGAATAAACACTATAAAATGGGTGCTTTTTAGTATTCTGTTGGGAATTTTGGGTGGACTTTTGGGGTCTTTGTTTCATATCAGTGTGGACTTTGTGACCGAACAGAGAGAGCACCACGGTTGGTTTCTTTACTTATTGCCCATTGGCGGATTACTCATTGCGGCGATGTATCATCGGTTTCGTAATCACGGAAATATTGATACCAAACGAGTGTTTTCTGCGGTGAAAGAACAAAAAGATGTTCCCCTTGTGATGATTCCGCTGATATTCGTAGGAACTGTTATCACCCACGCTTTTGGCGGTTCTGCAGGTCGTGAGGGAGCAGCGCTCCAGCTGGGCGGCAGTATGGGTTACAATGTGGGGAATGCTTTAAAACAAGACGAAAACGAAAAAAAACTGATGGTAATGGCAGGGATGAGCAGTGTGTTTTCTGCATTGTTCGGAACGCCTTTCACTGCGGCGATTTTTTCGGTTGAGGTGACACGTCAGGGAAGATGGAAGTTTAGCGGACTACTCCCTTGTGTGATTGCATCTTTGGTGGCATTCTTTGTTGCACAGCTTTGCGGTGTGGCACCCGTACGGTTTTTGATGCCTCATTTTACATACAACTACCATTTAATCTGGCAGGTGCTTTTATTAGCAGTGTTATGTGCGGCGGTGTGCATTCTTTTTGCACTAGCTCTTCATAAAACAGAACACTTTGGTAAGAAACTAATAAAAAATCCCCATCTTCGGGCACCCATTGGCGGTTTTTTGATTATCGGGCTTACCTTATTGGTTGGCACAACGGCTTACAACGGGGCAGGGATGGGAGTCATTACAACTGCCATTTCGGGAACCGCAAACTATGAGGCGTTCCTTTTCAAAATTCTCTTTACTGCGATCACGGTTGCCGCAGGTTTTAAAGGGGGCGAAATTGTTCCCACCTTCTTTATCGGCGCAACCTTTGGTTGTGTGGCAGGTTCTCTTTTGGGGCTGCCTGCAGGAGTGGGTGCCAGCCTTGGATTTGTGGCACTCTTTTCGGGGATGACCAAATGTCCTGTTGCCGCATTTTTATTGGCAATGGAAGTGTTTGACATCGGCGGAATCGCACTGTTTATTCCCGTGGTGATAATCACTTGGTTACTGTCCGGCAAATTCGGATTATATAATGAATAA
- a CDS encoding aldo/keto reductase — MKYSNSFGKRSSKILLGTAYFGDTIPEAEAFAIMDAYYEMGGRHIDTARLYADGEAEKVVGKWLVSRKPADIFVSTKGGYYEPDLGEKPRINEKDIRYDLEQSLSALGLENIEFYWLHRDDENVPVSEIIDLMNSLVKEGKIKQFGASNWRSERIGEANKYAKEKGFLGFSASQIRFNPAYCIGERGGLVGMDEHEFSFYKNNSMPVVAYSSQAKGFFSKMAEQGEEALSEKAKKRYLCDENLRRLEIIKKLASDCNCSVASVVCGLLCSIPEVDVFPVIGGRNVSQITDSMNGADITIPSDAIKSVLDSIY; from the coding sequence ATGAAATATTCAAATAGTTTTGGAAAAAGAAGTTCCAAAATTTTGCTTGGCACTGCATATTTCGGGGATACCATACCCGAGGCGGAAGCGTTTGCCATTATGGACGCCTATTACGAAATGGGTGGCAGACATATTGATACCGCTCGCTTGTATGCCGATGGTGAGGCGGAAAAAGTGGTAGGGAAATGGTTAGTTTCCAGAAAACCTGCCGATATTTTTGTTTCCACCAAAGGTGGCTATTATGAACCTGATTTGGGTGAAAAACCTCGTATCAACGAGAAAGATATCCGTTATGATTTAGAACAGAGCTTATCTGCTTTAGGATTAGAAAATATTGAATTTTACTGGCTACATCGTGATGATGAGAATGTCCCTGTTTCCGAAATCATAGATTTGATGAATTCTTTGGTAAAAGAAGGGAAAATTAAACAGTTCGGAGCATCCAACTGGCGTTCGGAGCGTATCGGTGAGGCAAACAAATATGCCAAAGAAAAGGGATTTTTGGGATTTTCGGCAAGTCAGATTCGTTTTAATCCTGCCTATTGCATAGGAGAACGAGGGGGACTTGTGGGAATGGATGAGCACGAATTTTCCTTCTACAAAAACAACTCCATGCCCGTGGTGGCATATTCCTCTCAGGCAAAAGGATTCTTCTCCAAAATGGCAGAGCAGGGCGAGGAAGCCTTGTCCGAAAAAGCAAAAAAACGCTACTTATGTGACGAAAATTTAAGACGTTTGGAAATTATTAAAAAACTGGCTTCTGATTGTAATTGCAGTGTAGCATCAGTAGTTTGCGGACTTCTTTGTTCCATTCCCGAAGTGGATGTGTTTCCCGTCATCGGCGGACGAAACGTTTCACAGATTACAGATTCTATGAATGGGGCGGACATTACCATTCCATCCGATGCAATCAAATCTGTACTTGATTCAATCTACTAA
- a CDS encoding DUF4153 domain-containing protein: MKLRQFFTNFFNGVKNGISRYFIAFICTVLLFLTAAYEILFETYADDVIIPLCMAFGLTALFSVLLKSVQEYLFEKLSILIQAIVCTLAAILSFILIHTYYQSLYTAMAYAGVMIALVCFIFFVLMRGEHRESVFAKLIAASVFSSAVCSVLSGGLSTCIGAFQALLFNFDNIYKVYAIVLLFVWTIGYPNIFLSFIPKKDTPSSQSKIFKTFVLYAGLPLYILLIAILLVYLAKIVVTWHMPVGEINWFASFASLFFIFFVMSVQQYKEKLATLFVRYGGYFLIPVLIMQAIAVFERINAYGLTTPRTISLVLIVISILFIGATIIKPKHINKIALASGIIVLLVTVTPFNVIDMPVASQTAILKNALLKNDMIKDGIVVPNDNVSEEDQETIRSSYHYLRYSAKKTPDFIPDSNKEFSEIFGFERYANNNFSTFQYCSYETKKTVDISAYDQMIKMNSNDVLSLEHNGQQYEINVEELAQELYNQYGANQHEMELYKVNENVSLYFLHFSVELENDVVSYCNFNGYVFLKN, from the coding sequence ATGAAACTGCGCCAATTCTTCACCAACTTTTTTAACGGAGTGAAAAACGGAATTTCCCGTTATTTCATTGCATTTATCTGCACGGTACTCCTGTTTCTGACGGCAGCTTATGAAATTTTATTCGAAACCTATGCCGATGATGTCATCATTCCCTTATGTATGGCATTCGGCTTGACTGCTCTATTTTCGGTTCTTTTAAAAAGCGTGCAGGAATACCTGTTTGAAAAATTAAGCATTTTGATTCAAGCCATTGTGTGTACCCTTGCCGCAATCCTTAGCTTCATTCTGATTCATACATATTACCAATCGCTCTACACGGCTATGGCATACGCAGGTGTTATGATTGCCCTGGTTTGCTTTATCTTCTTTGTGTTAATGCGTGGCGAACATCGTGAAAGTGTGTTTGCCAAGCTTATCGCAGCTTCTGTTTTTTCATCTGCGGTATGTAGTGTACTATCGGGAGGACTTTCCACCTGTATCGGAGCATTCCAAGCCTTGTTATTCAATTTTGATAACATTTATAAGGTGTACGCCATTGTGCTCTTATTTGTGTGGACAATCGGTTATCCGAACATTTTCCTCTCCTTTATTCCCAAAAAGGACACACCATCATCTCAATCCAAAATTTTTAAAACCTTTGTGTTATATGCAGGCTTACCATTATACATCCTGCTTATTGCTATTTTGCTGGTATATCTGGCCAAAATCGTAGTTACCTGGCATATGCCTGTGGGGGAAATCAACTGGTTTGCTTCTTTTGCTTCCCTCTTCTTTATTTTCTTTGTGATGAGCGTGCAGCAATACAAAGAAAAACTTGCCACACTGTTTGTCAGATACGGCGGATATTTTTTGATTCCTGTTCTCATAATGCAGGCGATTGCTGTGTTTGAGAGAATCAATGCATACGGTCTCACCACTCCCAGAACCATATCTTTGGTGCTGATTGTCATCAGTATTCTGTTTATCGGCGCCACCATTATCAAACCGAAACATATCAATAAAATCGCACTTGCCTCCGGCATCATTGTCTTATTGGTGACTGTGACACCTTTTAATGTGATTGATATGCCCGTTGCAAGCCAGACTGCTATCTTAAAAAATGCGCTTTTAAAAAATGATATGATAAAAGACGGCATCGTGGTTCCGAATGACAATGTCAGTGAAGAAGACCAAGAGACTATCCGCAGTTCTTACCACTATCTGCGATATAGTGCAAAAAAAACGCCCGATTTTATTCCCGATTCCAATAAAGAATTTTCTGAAATTTTCGGATTTGAACGATATGCAAACAATAATTTTAGCACTTTCCAATACTGCTCGTATGAAACGAAAAAAACTGTCGATATTTCAGCTTATGATCAGATGATTAAAATGAACAGCAACGATGTTTTATCATTGGAACATAACGGACAGCAATACGAAATCAACGTAGAAGAACTGGCACAAGAACTATACAACCAATATGGTGCCAACCAGCACGAAATGGAACTATACAAAGTAAACGAAAATGTGTCGTTGTATTTCCTGCATTTTTCAGTAGAACTTGAAAACGATGTGGTATCCTACTGTAATTTCAACGGCTATGTTTTCTTAAAAAATTAA
- a CDS encoding valine--tRNA ligase encodes MRKELSKTYDPSSVEDRIYKTWEEKGYFHAEPDSKKEPYTIVIPPPNVTGQLHMGHALDETLQDILIRYKRMKGFSALWLPGTDHAGIATQIKVEEALRVNEGLTRYDLGRDEFIKRVWDWKEKFGDRIIHQLKKLGSSCDWERERFTMDEGCSKAVKEVFVNLYEKGLIYKGNRIINWCPHCITALSDAEVEYTEQQGHFWHIKYPVKDSDEFVIIATTRPETLLGDTAVAVHPEDERYAHLVGKMLVLPLVGREIPVVADEYVEKDFGTGCVKITPAHDPNDFEVGQRHNLEVIKVMNDDATINHYGGKYEGMDRYEARKAMIEDLQAQGLLVKIEEHAHNVGQCYRCGTTVEPITSSQWFVKMEPLAKEAIRVVKDGTIQFVPDRFSKTYLNWMENVHDWCISRQLWWGHRIPAYYCEACGEMVVAKEDVHTCPKCGGKMKQEEDVLDTWFSSALWPFSTLGWPDNTEELKYFYPTSVLVTGYDIIFFWVARMIFSGMEHMGEAPFKHVFIHGIVRDSQGRKMSKSLGNGIDPLEIIDQYGADALRFTLATGNSPGNDMRFYTERVEASRNFANKIWNASRFVLMNLTIDKIELDLNTLEPEDKWILSKFNALAKDVNENLDKFELGMAVSKLYDFIWNVYCDWYIEMVKPRLMAGEDKAAQNVLCYVMSGFLKLLHPFMPFITEEIFQALPVEDESIMIASFPEYQEALNFADEEAKVESYIELITSVRNARSEMNVPPKNKTKLYVLTEDKDFVSSCSEFLTKLTYSSEMILVDSKEALTEKSVNVVGQGIEVMIPLAELIDKDKELARLTKEKEFLLKELDLVRSKLNNKGFVDKAPEKLVQAEKAKEQSFLEKLAKVEESLNEL; translated from the coding sequence ATGAGAAAAGAACTTTCCAAAACCTACGATCCTTCCTCCGTGGAAGACCGTATTTACAAAACCTGGGAGGAAAAAGGGTATTTCCATGCGGAACCCGATTCCAAAAAAGAACCCTATACCATCGTGATTCCGCCTCCGAACGTAACCGGTCAGCTTCACATGGGACACGCCTTGGATGAAACCTTGCAGGATATTTTAATTCGTTATAAAAGAATGAAGGGCTTTTCTGCACTGTGGCTTCCCGGCACCGACCACGCAGGGATTGCAACTCAGATTAAGGTGGAAGAAGCGCTCCGCGTAAACGAAGGATTAACTCGTTATGACTTAGGAAGAGACGAGTTTATTAAACGTGTTTGGGACTGGAAAGAAAAATTCGGCGACAGAATTATTCATCAGTTAAAAAAATTAGGTTCTTCCTGTGACTGGGAAAGAGAACGCTTCACCATGGATGAAGGTTGCTCCAAAGCGGTCAAAGAAGTGTTTGTAAACTTATATGAAAAAGGTTTGATTTATAAGGGCAACAGAATTATCAACTGGTGTCCCCATTGTATTACCGCATTATCTGATGCAGAAGTGGAATATACCGAACAGCAGGGTCATTTCTGGCACATTAAGTATCCTGTGAAGGATTCTGACGAATTTGTGATTATTGCAACCACCCGTCCCGAAACCTTATTGGGTGATACTGCAGTTGCCGTGCATCCCGAAGATGAAAGATATGCGCACTTGGTCGGCAAAATGCTGGTACTGCCCTTGGTTGGCAGAGAAATTCCCGTGGTTGCCGATGAATATGTGGAAAAAGATTTCGGAACCGGTTGTGTAAAAATCACTCCCGCTCATGACCCCAACGACTTTGAAGTGGGGCAGCGTCATAACTTAGAAGTGATTAAAGTGATGAACGATGATGCCACCATCAATCACTACGGCGGAAAATACGAAGGTATGGACCGTTATGAAGCAAGAAAAGCAATGATTGAAGACTTGCAGGCGCAAGGCTTACTGGTAAAAATTGAAGAACACGCACACAATGTGGGTCAGTGTTACCGTTGCGGTACCACTGTGGAACCCATCACTTCCAGCCAGTGGTTTGTAAAAATGGAACCCTTAGCAAAAGAAGCAATCCGTGTGGTAAAAGACGGCACCATTCAGTTTGTGCCGGACCGTTTCTCCAAAACCTATTTAAACTGGATGGAAAACGTACATGACTGGTGTATTTCCCGTCAGTTATGGTGGGGACACAGAATCCCTGCATACTACTGTGAAGCCTGTGGCGAAATGGTGGTTGCAAAAGAAGATGTGCATACCTGTCCCAAATGTGGCGGTAAGATGAAGCAGGAAGAAGACGTTTTGGATACCTGGTTCTCTTCTGCATTGTGGCCTTTCTCCACGTTAGGTTGGCCCGATAACACCGAAGAATTAAAATATTTCTATCCCACCAGCGTTTTGGTAACCGGTTATGATATTATTTTCTTCTGGGTTGCAAGAATGATTTTCTCCGGTATGGAACATATGGGAGAAGCTCCCTTTAAACACGTGTTTATTCACGGCATCGTTCGTGACTCTCAGGGCAGAAAAATGTCCAAATCTTTAGGAAACGGTATTGACCCCTTGGAAATCATCGACCAGTATGGTGCCGATGCATTAAGATTCACCTTAGCAACCGGGAACTCTCCCGGAAACGATATGCGTTTCTACACCGAACGTGTGGAAGCATCCCGTAACTTTGCAAACAAAATCTGGAATGCATCCCGTTTCGTTTTAATGAATCTGACCATTGATAAAATCGAACTGGATTTAAACACCTTAGAACCCGAAGACAAATGGATTTTATCCAAATTTAATGCGTTAGCAAAAGACGTTAACGAAAATTTAGATAAATTTGAACTGGGTATGGCAGTTTCCAAACTGTATGATTTCATTTGGAATGTGTACTGTGACTGGTATATTGAAATGGTGAAACCCCGCTTAATGGCAGGAGAAGACAAGGCTGCTCAGAATGTGTTATGCTATGTTATGAGCGGATTCTTAAAATTACTCCATCCCTTTATGCCCTTTATCACTGAAGAAATTTTCCAGGCGTTACCCGTGGAAGATGAAAGCATCATGATTGCTTCCTTCCCCGAATATCAGGAAGCATTAAACTTCGCTGATGAAGAAGCAAAAGTGGAAAGCTATATTGAATTAATCACTTCCGTAAGAAATGCAAGAAGCGAAATGAATGTTCCTCCCAAGAACAAAACCAAACTCTATGTGTTAACCGAGGACAAAGACTTTGTTTCTTCTTGCTCTGAATTCTTGACCAAGCTGACCTATTCTTCTGAAATGATTCTGGTGGATTCCAAGGAAGCGTTAACCGAAAAATCCGTAAACGTGGTTGGTCAGGGCATTGAAGTGATGATTCCGTTGGCAGAACTGATTGATAAAGATAAAGAATTAGCTCGTTTAACCAAGGAAAAAGAATTCTTGTTAAAAGAATTGGACTTAGTTCGCAGTAAGCTGAACAACAAAGGTTTTGTGGACAAAGCTCCCGAAAAACTGGTGCAGGCAGAAAAAGCGAAAGAACAGTCCTTCTTAGAAAAACTGGCTAAAGTGGAAGAAAGCTTAAATGAATTATAA
- the rpsT gene encoding 30S ribosomal protein S20, producing the protein MPNIKSAEKRVKVIATKTLQNQMIKSNLKTTLKTFEAACENKASNLAEVFQNTVKTIDMACTKGILKKNTASRKKSSVAKKYNAAING; encoded by the coding sequence ATGCCTAACATCAAATCCGCTGAAAAAAGAGTAAAAGTTATTGCAACCAAAACTCTGCAGAACCAGATGATCAAATCTAACTTAAAAACCACTTTAAAAACTTTCGAAGCTGCTTGTGAAAACAAAGCTTCCAACTTAGCAGAAGTGTTCCAGAACACCGTGAAAACCATCGATATGGCTTGCACCAAAGGTATTCTGAAAAAGAACACTGCTTCCAGAAAAAAATCCAGCGTTGCAAAAAAATACAACGCAGCAATCAACGGTTAA
- a CDS encoding acyltransferase has protein sequence MDNTVLTHSKIRNNSLDCLKWISSFMVVCIHFRSYGEFGELVSVLSRFAVPVFFMISGYYSASDKPDKLKTKIVHILKLYFGAVLLYLCFNVLVKVLAGQYRETIWYLSTYFRIRYLVPLLFFNESVTAFHLWFLGALIYAYGIEYLVTKWNIKDNILYVLAGVLLMIHLTLGIGRSAFGIEAPAFLVKNYMLRNVWLMGFPLFTFGKLIRKKKTEILKKVTAGVIGVFIVISIAEAFLLHQIDWSKDLYLGSVLLAFSLFILALKLKNRSYPSALIRLFATGTDVYVIHVMIGNILAMTKLENVLVYQYGKPVIIFAVSVVISLAVRGRFRLTSKQVRV, from the coding sequence ATGGACAATACGGTTCTTACTCATTCAAAAATCAGAAATAATTCTTTGGATTGTTTAAAGTGGATTTCTTCTTTTATGGTGGTGTGTATTCATTTCAGAAGTTACGGGGAGTTTGGTGAATTAGTTTCGGTTCTCTCCCGGTTTGCCGTTCCTGTTTTCTTTATGATATCAGGATATTATTCGGCTTCTGACAAACCGGATAAGTTAAAAACTAAAATAGTGCATATCTTAAAATTGTATTTTGGTGCGGTTTTATTATATCTTTGTTTTAATGTTTTGGTAAAAGTTTTGGCAGGACAATACAGAGAAACTATCTGGTATCTGTCAACCTATTTTAGAATTCGCTATCTTGTTCCGCTGCTTTTCTTTAATGAATCTGTTACCGCATTTCACTTGTGGTTTTTGGGGGCATTGATCTATGCATACGGAATTGAGTACCTTGTTACGAAATGGAACATAAAGGATAATATTTTGTATGTATTGGCAGGGGTTTTATTGATGATTCATCTGACCCTTGGGATTGGGCGTTCTGCGTTTGGTATAGAAGCACCTGCATTCTTAGTGAAAAATTATATGCTTCGAAACGTTTGGTTGATGGGATTTCCTCTGTTTACGTTTGGGAAACTTATCAGAAAAAAGAAAACTGAAATTTTAAAAAAGGTTACTGCCGGTGTAATCGGTGTTTTTATTGTAATCAGTATCGCAGAAGCCTTTTTGTTGCATCAGATTGATTGGTCTAAAGACTTGTATTTGGGATCAGTATTATTGGCATTTTCCTTGTTTATTCTGGCTTTGAAACTGAAGAACAGGTCTTATCCGTCTGCGCTGATTCGTTTATTTGCTACCGGTACGGATGTCTATGTGATTCACGTGATGATTGGAAATATTCTGGCTATGACAAAACTGGAAAATGTTTTGGTTTATCAGTATGGGAAACCGGTTATTATTTTTGCAGTATCTGTTGTAATATCGTTGGCGGTTCGAGGGAGATTCCGTTTGACATCGAAGCAGGTACGAGTGTAA
- a CDS encoding sialate O-acetylesterase, whose amino-acid sequence MKQAKIIVLSGQSNAAGVGYVNCLPRSFSEQKIEEYRSGYSNIKLNYISYDCFSDGFVTTKIDKETIGPELGIAEYLSEQYPNEEFFIVKFAVGSASLRHDFLPPKRGAFSEIYKKEKLKENHLQMYFPFRKGEPTKVGWCYRGLISLLHHSIEFLKEEGYTAEVIGFCWMHGESDACLIEHVENYQTDFDCFVHDFQNEFSEYLRDCIYVDAGISEIWPCYREMNTFKKEYADTHNHFRYIDTIENGLTTHLEPVNDPDIYHYDSDSVIKLGRLFAQQIMG is encoded by the coding sequence ATGAAACAGGCAAAAATCATTGTATTATCAGGGCAATCCAACGCTGCAGGCGTGGGATATGTAAATTGTTTGCCACGGAGTTTTTCCGAGCAGAAAATCGAAGAATACCGCAGTGGTTATTCCAACATCAAACTGAACTATATTTCCTACGATTGTTTTAGCGACGGCTTTGTCACCACGAAAATCGACAAGGAAACCATTGGCCCTGAACTTGGCATTGCGGAATATCTTAGCGAACAGTATCCAAACGAAGAATTTTTCATCGTAAAATTTGCGGTGGGAAGCGCAAGTCTTCGTCACGATTTCTTGCCTCCCAAAAGAGGTGCCTTTTCTGAAATATATAAAAAAGAAAAACTGAAAGAAAATCATCTTCAAATGTATTTTCCGTTTAGAAAGGGAGAACCCACCAAAGTAGGTTGGTGTTATCGGGGACTTATCAGTTTGCTTCATCATAGTATTGAATTCTTAAAAGAAGAAGGCTATACCGCCGAAGTCATCGGTTTTTGCTGGATGCATGGGGAAAGCGACGCCTGTCTTATAGAACACGTGGAAAATTATCAAACGGATTTCGATTGTTTTGTTCACGATTTTCAAAACGAGTTTTCAGAGTACCTTCGTGATTGCATCTATGTGGATGCAGGGATTTCTGAAATCTGGCCTTGCTATCGTGAAATGAATACTTTTAAAAAAGAATATGCCGATACTCATAACCATTTCAGATATATTGATACCATCGAAAATGGCTTGACTACTCATTTGGAGCCTGTAAATGATCCCGACATTTATCATTATGACAGCGATTCTGTCATCAAGTTAGGCAGATTATTTGCCCAACAGATTATGGGCTAA
- a CDS encoding SGNH/GDSL hydrolase family protein, with the protein MTKKEGFIMDWNKYLYDENEKPLDRLVEGYSNTSVFRKVAFVGDSLSSGEFETRDAEGKAYYHDLYEYSWGQYIARKNGFFAYNFSRGGMTAKEYMESFAEANGMWDKSKACQAYVIALGVNDIINQNVEIGSVDDIEDTNYKNNKPTFAGYYAQIIQRYKKIAPDAKFFFVTFPKSGNPAVLEKTQAMVKLLYDLAEHFSNSYVIDLFQYGPVYDSKFEENFYLHTHMNASGYILTAQMIDSYIDYIVRHNPEDFANIGLVNTGIQYKF; encoded by the coding sequence ATGACAAAAAAGGAGGGTTTCATTATGGATTGGAACAAATATCTTTATGATGAAAACGAAAAACCCTTAGACAGATTGGTAGAAGGATATAGTAATACCTCTGTGTTCCGTAAGGTGGCATTTGTGGGAGATAGCTTATCCTCAGGCGAATTTGAAACCCGTGACGCCGAAGGAAAAGCATATTATCACGATTTATATGAGTATTCTTGGGGACAATATATCGCAAGAAAGAACGGCTTTTTTGCTTATAATTTCTCCCGTGGCGGTATGACTGCGAAAGAATATATGGAAAGTTTTGCCGAAGCAAACGGTATGTGGGATAAAAGCAAAGCTTGTCAGGCATATGTGATTGCATTGGGTGTGAATGATATTATCAATCAGAATGTGGAAATCGGTAGTGTGGACGATATTGAGGATACCAATTACAAAAACAACAAACCCACCTTTGCAGGTTACTATGCACAAATCATTCAGCGCTACAAAAAAATTGCACCCGATGCGAAATTTTTCTTTGTCACCTTCCCGAAAAGCGGAAATCCTGCTGTTTTGGAAAAAACACAGGCAATGGTGAAACTGCTCTATGATTTAGCAGAGCATTTCAGTAATTCTTATGTTATCGACTTATTCCAATACGGACCCGTTTACGATAGCAAATTTGAGGAAAACTTCTATTTACACACCCATATGAACGCCAGTGGTTATATTCTGACCGCTCAGATGATTGATTCCTATATTGATTATATTGTGCGCCATAACCCCGAAGATTTCGCTAATATCGGCTTGGTGAATACCGGTATTCAGTATAAGTTTTAA
- the dusB gene encoding tRNA dihydrouridine synthase DusB → MNYKIQDILAKNDLILAPMAGVTDLAYREIAREQGATLAVSEMISAKALTYRDKHTYDLLKTSSQDTPLSVQLFGHEPDVLSEAVKQICDMGFSMIDLNSGCPAPKIVKNGDGSALMQNPKLLFEIVSAMRKATDLPLSVKLRVGFDSEHKNVVECARLCEEAGADYLAVHGRTREMQYSGVADLSYIKAVKDAVQIPVIGNGDVCDQESYLRMKKETGCDGVMIGRAALGNPFVFDLVKNPDRVISKEEKMDVLYRQIEKMCATKKNAIKEARCHILWYLKGFHNAKPYKLKVASLLTLEDVKTYIDEILADHSVY, encoded by the coding sequence ATGAATTATAAAATTCAGGATATTTTAGCAAAAAACGATCTGATTTTGGCACCCATGGCAGGTGTTACCGATTTGGCATACCGTGAAATTGCAAGGGAGCAGGGGGCTACCCTTGCAGTTTCCGAAATGATTAGTGCCAAGGCGCTGACCTATCGGGATAAACATACCTACGATTTGTTAAAAACTTCTTCCCAAGATACACCACTTTCGGTGCAGTTATTCGGTCACGAACCTGATGTGCTATCCGAAGCGGTAAAACAAATTTGTGATATGGGCTTTTCTATGATAGACTTAAACTCAGGTTGCCCTGCGCCGAAAATCGTGAAAAACGGTGACGGTTCTGCTTTAATGCAAAATCCAAAACTGCTTTTTGAGATTGTATCCGCTATGCGAAAAGCCACCGATTTGCCCTTAAGCGTAAAGCTTCGTGTCGGCTTTGATAGTGAACATAAAAACGTGGTGGAATGTGCCAGACTTTGCGAAGAAGCAGGTGCCGATTATCTTGCCGTTCACGGAAGAACCCGTGAAATGCAGTATTCCGGCGTGGCAGATTTGTCCTATATCAAAGCGGTAAAGGATGCGGTGCAAATTCCTGTTATCGGAAACGGTGACGTGTGCGATCAAGAAAGCTATCTTCGGATGAAAAAAGAAACCGGTTGTGACGGCGTGATGATTGGTCGTGCCGCTTTGGGAAATCCTTTTGTGTTTGATTTGGTGAAAAATCCCGACCGTGTGATTTCAAAAGAAGAAAAAATGGATGTGCTGTACCGTCAGATTGAAAAAATGTGTGCCACCAAAAAGAATGCCATCAAAGAAGCAAGATGCCATATTTTGTGGTATTTAAAAGGGTTTCACAATGCCAAACCTTATAAATTAAAGGTGGCAAGTCTTCTCACCTTAGAAGATGTGAAAACCTATATTGATGAGATTTTGGCAGATCATAGTGTGTATTAA